From a region of the Mycobacterium sp. SMC-8 genome:
- a CDS encoding aldehyde dehydrogenase family protein has protein sequence MREYLKHYIDGQWVDPVRPNALEVDNPTTEEISGRIALGSSADVDLAVTAARRAFGTWSQTTREERLDLLGAIMAEYQKRAGDLAEAVTEEMGAPAGLASGPQVNLGVGHLATAIDALKNFEFEEQHGSTLVVKEPIGVCGLITPWNWPINQIACKVFPALATGNTMVLKPSEVAPYSAQIFTEILDAAGVPAGVYNLVYGDGPGVGAAISSHPDIDMVSFTGSTRAGVEVARNAAPTVKRVTQELGGKSPNIVLDDQDFAKSVAAGTSVMMVNSGQSCNAPSRMLVPNSRMDEAIAVARETASAVKVGDRSDKSAIGPVASKAQFDKIQGLIQKGIDEGATLVVGGTGRPDGLDKGYYVKPTVFANVTNDMTIAREEIFGPVLCILGYDDIDQAVEIGNDTEYGLAGYVSGADLEKARAVARRIRAGSVAINHGFDMAAPFGGYKRSGNGREWGPFAFDEFLEVKAALGYAPA, from the coding sequence ATGCGTGAATATCTGAAGCACTACATCGACGGCCAGTGGGTCGACCCGGTCCGGCCCAACGCGCTGGAGGTGGACAACCCGACCACCGAGGAGATCTCCGGCAGGATCGCACTGGGGTCGTCGGCCGACGTCGACCTCGCGGTCACCGCGGCGCGGCGCGCGTTCGGCACCTGGTCGCAGACCACCCGCGAAGAGCGCCTCGACCTGCTCGGCGCCATCATGGCCGAATACCAGAAGCGGGCCGGTGATCTGGCCGAGGCCGTCACCGAGGAGATGGGCGCACCGGCGGGGCTGGCATCAGGCCCGCAGGTCAACCTCGGGGTGGGGCACCTGGCGACCGCGATCGATGCGCTGAAGAACTTCGAGTTCGAGGAGCAGCACGGCAGCACGCTGGTGGTCAAGGAACCGATCGGGGTGTGCGGGCTGATCACGCCGTGGAACTGGCCAATCAATCAGATCGCCTGCAAGGTGTTCCCGGCGCTGGCGACCGGCAACACGATGGTGCTCAAGCCGTCGGAGGTCGCGCCGTATTCGGCGCAGATCTTCACCGAAATCCTGGACGCCGCAGGGGTTCCCGCCGGGGTGTACAACCTCGTCTACGGTGACGGGCCCGGTGTCGGGGCCGCGATCTCCAGCCATCCCGACATCGACATGGTCTCGTTCACCGGCTCGACGCGCGCCGGCGTCGAGGTGGCGCGCAACGCGGCCCCGACCGTCAAGCGGGTCACCCAGGAGCTCGGCGGCAAGAGCCCGAACATCGTGCTCGACGACCAGGACTTCGCCAAGAGCGTGGCCGCGGGCACGTCGGTGATGATGGTGAACAGCGGGCAGAGCTGTAATGCGCCGTCGCGGATGCTGGTGCCGAATTCGCGGATGGACGAGGCGATCGCGGTGGCCCGCGAGACCGCGTCCGCGGTCAAGGTCGGCGATCGGTCCGACAAGTCCGCGATCGGGCCGGTCGCGTCGAAGGCGCAGTTCGACAAGATCCAGGGCCTGATCCAGAAGGGCATCGACGAGGGCGCCACGCTCGTCGTCGGCGGCACCGGCCGGCCCGACGGCCTCGACAAGGGCTACTACGTCAAGCCGACGGTGTTCGCCAATGTCACCAACGACATGACGATCGCCCGTGAGGAGATCTTCGGCCCGGTGCTGTGCATCCTCGGCTACGACGACATCGACCAGGCTGTCGAGATCGGCAACGACACCGAATACGGTCTGGCCGGCTACGTCTCGGGCGCCGATCTGGAGAAGGCGCGCGCGGTGGCGCGCCGCATCCGGGCCGGGTCGGTGGCGATCAACCACGGCTTCGACATGGCCGCGCCGTTCGGCGGCTACAAGCGCAGCGGCAACGGCCGGGAGTGGGGCCCGTTCGCATTCGACGAGTTCCTCGAGGTCAAGGCCGCGCTGGGCTACGCCCCGGCGTAA
- a CDS encoding thiamine pyrophosphate-binding protein yields the protein MGVPVYKRILDLFEAEGVNTLFGIPDPNFVHMFTEADARGWSVVAPHHELSAGFMAEAASRMTGKPGLCIGTLGPGVANIAGAMMCALVENSPVIFLGGQRARITERRVRRGRIQFVQQEGLFAPSVKYSSSIEYADQTDEIVHEAIRRAMSGTPGPAYIEFPSHVILEELNVGEAPPPSAYRLVNQGAGAPEVARAVELIRQAESPILLVGHGVHTSRTQQQVKELAELMACPVIQTSGGTSFIPGLQDRTFPYLFSPAANQAVEESDLCVALGTELGEPMHYGRTQHWAGNDAHRKWVYVEQDPTAIGVNRSFDVPLVGDLRGVVPQLVEALRDTPRSASANLDALVKADAAELARVADEAPSGSTPVHPARFVVEATKAFDEYAEDGIMVRDGGATVIFQWTYSQTKPRDVIWNQNFGHLGTGLPYAVGASVAEGRNRPVMLLTSDSAFLFHIAELETAARENLPLVCVVGVDHQWGLEVGVYKRTFEQPSPQPGVHWSKDVRMDKIAEGFGCHGEYVEKDHEIGPAIQRAYASGKTAVVHVCIDPKANSEEMPKYDRFRTWYAEGTQ from the coding sequence ATGGGTGTACCCGTGTACAAGCGCATTCTCGACCTGTTCGAGGCCGAGGGCGTCAACACGCTGTTCGGCATCCCCGACCCCAACTTCGTGCACATGTTCACCGAGGCCGACGCTCGAGGATGGTCGGTCGTCGCGCCGCACCACGAGCTCAGCGCGGGCTTCATGGCCGAGGCCGCCTCCCGGATGACCGGCAAGCCCGGTCTGTGCATCGGCACTCTCGGACCGGGCGTGGCCAACATCGCCGGCGCGATGATGTGCGCGCTGGTGGAGAACTCGCCGGTGATCTTCCTCGGCGGCCAGCGCGCCCGCATCACCGAGCGCCGGGTGCGTCGCGGGCGGATCCAGTTCGTCCAGCAGGAGGGGCTTTTCGCGCCGTCGGTGAAGTACAGCAGCTCGATCGAGTACGCCGACCAGACCGACGAGATTGTGCACGAGGCCATTCGGCGCGCGATGTCGGGCACTCCCGGCCCCGCCTACATCGAGTTCCCCTCGCACGTCATCCTCGAAGAGCTCAACGTGGGGGAGGCGCCGCCGCCGTCGGCGTACCGGCTGGTGAACCAGGGCGCCGGCGCACCCGAGGTGGCCCGGGCGGTCGAGTTGATCCGCCAGGCCGAGAGTCCGATCCTGTTGGTGGGACATGGCGTTCACACGTCTCGGACCCAGCAGCAGGTCAAGGAGCTGGCCGAGCTGATGGCCTGCCCGGTGATCCAGACCTCGGGCGGCACCTCGTTCATCCCGGGGTTGCAGGACCGTACCTTCCCGTACCTGTTCTCCCCGGCCGCCAATCAGGCCGTCGAGGAGTCCGACCTGTGCGTGGCGTTGGGCACCGAACTGGGTGAGCCCATGCACTACGGCCGGACCCAGCACTGGGCCGGCAACGACGCGCACCGCAAGTGGGTGTACGTCGAGCAGGATCCGACCGCGATCGGCGTGAACCGATCCTTCGACGTACCGCTGGTCGGCGATCTGCGCGGGGTGGTGCCGCAGCTGGTCGAGGCGCTGCGCGACACCCCGCGCAGCGCCTCGGCGAATCTGGATGCCCTGGTCAAGGCCGACGCCGCCGAGCTGGCCCGGGTGGCCGACGAAGCCCCGAGTGGCAGCACCCCGGTGCACCCGGCCCGCTTCGTCGTCGAGGCGACCAAAGCCTTCGACGAGTACGCCGAGGACGGAATCATGGTCCGCGACGGCGGCGCCACGGTGATCTTCCAGTGGACCTACTCGCAGACCAAACCCCGCGACGTGATCTGGAACCAGAACTTCGGCCACCTCGGCACCGGGCTGCCGTACGCCGTCGGCGCGTCGGTCGCCGAAGGTCGCAACCGCCCGGTCATGCTGCTCACCAGCGATTCGGCCTTCCTGTTCCACATCGCGGAGCTGGAGACCGCGGCGCGGGAGAACCTGCCGCTGGTCTGCGTGGTCGGCGTGGACCACCAGTGGGGCCTCGAAGTGGGGGTCTACAAGCGGACTTTCGAGCAGCCGTCGCCGCAGCCCGGTGTGCACTGGAGCAAGGACGTCCGGATGGACAAGATCGCCGAGGGCTTCGGCTGCCACGGCGAGTATGTCGAGAAGGACCACGAGATCGGTCCGGCCATCCAGCGGGCCTACGCCAGCGGCAAGACCGCGGTCGTGCACGTCTGCATCGACCCAAAGGCCAATTCCGAGGAGATGCCGAAGTACGACCGGTTCCGCACCTGGTATGCAGAAGGCACCCAGTAG